In Centroberyx gerrardi isolate f3 chromosome 20, fCenGer3.hap1.cur.20231027, whole genome shotgun sequence, a genomic segment contains:
- the LOC139929843 gene encoding transmembrane protein 238-like: MAHNNCVGKCGPLFFLAVVFDVGGLAVLLVGIFANLNVDGRFYGDFLIYTGALIIFVSLIWWLLWYTGNIQVYAEDADRGALDINFTHWARKLSERLSKSGMNPLEAGEKKSLGNGKEMNGTVPVHAPTRITWENSSAVSGHDNRGYDGGGGGGGGGGGTDSGAPPDKTMELGILKSSDVALQTADDKAERLL, translated from the coding sequence ATGGCCCACAACAACTGCGTGGGCAAGTGCGGGCCGTTATTCTTCCTCGCCGTCGTCTTTGACGTCGGCGGTCTGGCCGTGCTCCTGGTCGGGATTTTCGCCAACCTCAACGTGGACGGCCGCTTCTATGGGGATTTCCTCATCTACACGGGCGCGCTCATTATTTTCGTCAGCCTGATCTGGTGGCTCCTGTGGTACACCGGGAACATCCAGGTGTACGCGGAGGACGCGGACCGGGGCGCCCTGGACATCAACTTCACGCACTGGGCCAGGAAGCTGTCGGAGCGGCTCTCCAAGAGCGGCATGAACCCGCTGGAAGCCGGGGAGAAGAAGAGCCTGGGGAACGGCAAGGAGATGAACGGGACGGTGCCCGTTCACGCGCCGACTCGGATTACGTGGGAGAACAGCAGCGCCGTGTCGGGTCACGACAACAGGGGatatgatggaggaggaggaggaggaggaggaggaggcggcacTGACAGCGGCGCTCCCCCGGACAAAACGATGGAGCTGGGGATTCTGAAGAGCTCAGACGTGGCTCTGCAGACGGCGGATGACAAAGCAGAGAGACTTCTCTGA